One genomic segment of Amycolatopsis sp. Hca4 includes these proteins:
- a CDS encoding S1 family peptidase produces MRRRIALTLGSAAAVLTASLTALTPAVAQASPGLIAAMQRDLGLTAAQASARLTQEMSATRVLPGAQRAAGAAFGGAWFDPARGRLVVGVTDPAAAAAVRQAGAEPVAARTSAAQLDAAKAAIDASAKAQPAPAAVTGWRTDPRAGSVVVTVAPGARGADVDAFLARAAKAGPVTVATAPAAAPFSAGTVGGDPYYINGNTRCSIGFSVQGGFVSAGHCGGAGSSVVGWDGSWMGTFAGSSFPGNDYSFIRIGGGWWTAPVVLGWGTVSDALVRGSWVAPVGTSVCRSGSTTHWHCGTVLGQNETVNYAQGAVYQMTRTNVCAEPGDSGGSFITGDQAQGVTSGGWGNCSSGGETWFQPVNEILQTYGVSLVTA; encoded by the coding sequence ATGCGTCGAAGAATCGCCCTGACCCTCGGCAGCGCCGCCGCCGTCCTCACCGCGTCGCTGACCGCGCTCACCCCCGCCGTGGCCCAGGCCTCACCCGGGCTGATCGCCGCCATGCAGCGGGACCTCGGCCTCACCGCCGCGCAGGCGTCGGCCCGGCTCACCCAGGAGATGTCCGCCACCCGGGTGCTGCCCGGCGCGCAGCGGGCCGCCGGCGCCGCGTTCGGGGGCGCGTGGTTCGACCCCGCGCGGGGCAGGCTGGTGGTCGGCGTGACCGACCCGGCCGCGGCCGCCGCCGTCCGGCAGGCCGGGGCCGAACCCGTCGCGGCCCGCACCAGCGCGGCTCAGCTCGACGCGGCCAAGGCCGCGATCGACGCGTCGGCCAAGGCGCAGCCCGCTCCGGCCGCCGTCACCGGCTGGCGCACCGACCCGCGGGCCGGCAGCGTCGTGGTCACCGTGGCGCCGGGCGCCCGCGGCGCGGACGTCGACGCCTTCCTGGCCCGGGCGGCGAAGGCCGGCCCGGTCACCGTGGCGACCGCACCGGCGGCCGCGCCCTTCTCGGCCGGGACGGTCGGCGGCGACCCGTACTACATCAACGGCAACACCCGCTGCTCGATCGGCTTCTCCGTGCAGGGCGGGTTCGTCAGCGCCGGGCACTGCGGCGGCGCGGGCAGCTCGGTCGTCGGCTGGGACGGCTCGTGGATGGGCACCTTCGCCGGGTCTTCCTTCCCCGGCAACGACTATTCGTTCATCCGCATCGGCGGCGGCTGGTGGACCGCGCCGGTGGTGCTCGGCTGGGGCACGGTGAGCGACGCGCTCGTGCGCGGGTCCTGGGTCGCGCCGGTCGGCACGTCGGTGTGCCGCTCGGGCTCGACCACGCACTGGCACTGCGGCACGGTGCTCGGCCAGAACGAGACGGTCAACTACGCCCAGGGTGCGGTCTACCAGATGACCCGCACCAACGTCTGCGCCGAGCCGGGCGACTCCGGCGGCTCGTTCATCACCGGTGACCAGGCCCAGGGCGTCACCTCCGGCGGCTGGGGCAACTGCAGCTCGGGCGGCGAGACGTGGTTCCAGCCGGTCAACGAGATCCTGCAGACCTACGGCGTATCCCTCGTGACGGCGTAG
- a CDS encoding dihydrofolate reductase family protein, with protein MSVIVVEFTTLDGVVEDPDGSGGTASGGWAFRHGPEAVAGDKFRLGPLLETGVLLFGRTTWELFAKLWPGRSGEFPDRLNAAAKLVASRTLPDVSAWQNSVLLRGELADAIVEEERDVVVIGSVGIARQLARHGLVDEYRLLVFPSVAGEGRRLFEDAVDFDLVSATQAGPAILSTYRTR; from the coding sequence ATGAGCGTGATCGTCGTCGAGTTCACCACCCTGGACGGCGTCGTCGAGGACCCCGACGGCTCCGGCGGCACGGCTTCCGGCGGCTGGGCGTTCCGGCACGGCCCGGAAGCGGTGGCGGGGGACAAGTTCCGGCTCGGCCCGCTGCTGGAGACCGGCGTCCTGCTGTTCGGCCGGACCACGTGGGAGCTGTTCGCGAAGCTCTGGCCGGGCCGCTCGGGCGAGTTCCCCGACCGGCTCAACGCGGCGGCGAAACTGGTCGCGTCCCGGACGTTGCCCGACGTGTCGGCGTGGCAGAACTCCGTGTTGCTGCGCGGAGAACTCGCTGACGCGATCGTGGAGGAGGAGCGGGACGTGGTCGTCATCGGGTCGGTCGGGATCGCCCGGCAGCTCGCCCGCCACGGCCTCGTCGACGAGTACCGCCTGCTCGTCTTCCCGAGCGTCGCGGGGGAGGGCAGGCGGCTGTTCGAGGACGCGGTGGACTTCGACCTCGTCTCGGCCACCCAGGCCGGGCCGGCGATCCTCAGCACCTACCGGACGCGTTAG
- a CDS encoding TetR/AcrR family transcriptional regulator produces the protein MRRTQQDRSAGTKAALVAAARELFAARGYPAVPADEITRAAGVTRGALYHHYADKQGLFRAVVEELERELTEEVRAAFAAGADPLAGMLAGLGVFLDACLREEVRRISLTDAPAVLGWEAWREIEAEYGLGLIVSVLEQARADGLIVEMPVRALAQLVLSAVMEAARMIAASGEPARTRAEVQQVLGGWLGSLLRT, from the coding sequence GTGCGACGTACCCAGCAGGACCGTTCCGCCGGCACGAAGGCCGCACTGGTCGCCGCCGCGCGGGAGCTGTTCGCCGCCCGCGGCTACCCGGCGGTGCCGGCCGACGAGATCACCCGCGCCGCCGGGGTGACCCGCGGCGCGCTGTACCACCACTACGCCGACAAGCAGGGCTTGTTCCGCGCCGTCGTCGAGGAGCTGGAACGCGAGCTGACCGAAGAGGTCCGGGCCGCGTTCGCCGCCGGCGCGGACCCGCTCGCCGGCATGCTCGCCGGCCTCGGCGTCTTCCTCGACGCCTGCCTGCGCGAGGAGGTCCGCCGGATCTCGCTCACCGACGCACCCGCGGTGCTCGGCTGGGAGGCCTGGCGCGAGATCGAGGCGGAGTACGGCCTCGGCCTGATCGTGTCCGTGCTGGAGCAGGCCCGTGCGGACGGGCTGATCGTCGAGATGCCGGTCCGCGCCCTGGCCCAGCTGGTGCTCAGCGCGGTGATGGAGGCGGCGCGGATGATCGCCGCGTCCGGGGAACCGGCCCGGACCCGCGCCGAGGTCCAGCAGGTCCTCGGCGGCTGGCTCGGCAGCCTCCTGCGGACCTAA
- a CDS encoding alpha/beta fold hydrolase, which translates to MTNRSEALGREHRVRLPAGEVRYWARGSGTPVVFIHGVLTNAELWRKVVPDVAAAGFRCLAPDLPLGSHDLPMRADADLSPVGHADVIADFLDALDLRDVTLVANDTGGALTQILLSRRPERVGRVVLTPSDCFEYFFPPIFKALPPLARIPGSMAVLGQLLRIRALYPLPVLFGRVVKRPLPDAVAQAYLSPLRKSAEVRRDLRKLLRAVHPRYTLAAAEALRGFDRPVLLAWATEDRLFPIRLAHRLAALLPDARLVEVADCYTFLSEDQPAVLARHVVEFAGAMAD; encoded by the coding sequence ATGACGAACCGCAGCGAAGCACTGGGTCGGGAACACCGCGTCCGGCTGCCCGCCGGCGAAGTGCGCTACTGGGCGCGCGGCAGCGGCACCCCGGTCGTCTTCATCCACGGCGTGCTGACGAACGCCGAACTCTGGCGGAAGGTCGTCCCCGACGTCGCCGCGGCCGGGTTCCGGTGCCTGGCCCCCGATCTGCCCCTCGGCTCGCACGACCTGCCGATGCGAGCGGACGCCGACCTCTCCCCCGTCGGCCACGCCGACGTGATCGCGGACTTCCTCGACGCGCTGGACCTGCGGGACGTCACCCTCGTCGCCAACGACACGGGCGGTGCGCTGACGCAGATCCTGCTCAGCCGCCGTCCGGAGCGGGTGGGCCGGGTCGTGCTCACGCCGTCCGACTGCTTCGAGTACTTCTTCCCGCCGATCTTCAAGGCGCTGCCGCCGCTGGCCCGGATCCCCGGCTCGATGGCGGTGCTGGGACAGCTGCTCCGCATCCGGGCGCTGTACCCGCTGCCGGTCCTGTTCGGCCGGGTGGTCAAGCGGCCGCTGCCGGACGCGGTCGCGCAGGCCTACCTCTCGCCGCTGCGCAAGTCCGCCGAGGTGCGCCGGGACCTGCGGAAACTGCTGCGGGCCGTGCACCCGCGGTACACGCTCGCGGCCGCCGAGGCGCTGCGCGGGTTCGACCGGCCGGTGCTGCTCGCCTGGGCGACGGAGGACCGGCTGTTCCCGATCCGGCTGGCCCACCGGCTCGCCGCCCTGCTGCCCGACGCGCGACTCGTCGAGGTGGCGGACTGCTACACGTTCCTGTCCGAGGACCAGCCGGCGGTGCTGGCCCGCCACGTCGTGGAGTTCGCGGGCGCCATGGCAGATTAG
- a CDS encoding nuclear transport factor 2 family protein, which produces MPAPAESFLADVLPRQTAAEQAIHRGDPEPRTALWSHADPVSLFGAWLPVRTGWPDVSAAFKRVAAQFSDSRGYRFEVIAAGASGDLAYTIGFEHNTVSVNGKPTTYTLRATHVYRREDSEWKIVHRHADRPPDEPEAGEPMTGTHSR; this is translated from the coding sequence ATGCCGGCACCAGCCGAGAGCTTCCTGGCCGACGTGCTGCCGCGGCAGACCGCCGCCGAGCAGGCCATCCACCGCGGGGACCCGGAGCCGCGCACCGCGTTGTGGTCGCACGCGGACCCGGTCAGCCTGTTCGGGGCCTGGCTGCCGGTCCGGACCGGCTGGCCCGACGTCAGCGCGGCCTTCAAGCGCGTCGCGGCCCAGTTCTCCGACTCGCGCGGCTACCGGTTCGAGGTGATCGCGGCGGGCGCGAGCGGCGACCTCGCGTACACCATCGGCTTCGAGCACAACACGGTGTCGGTCAACGGAAAGCCGACGACATACACCCTGCGCGCCACGCACGTGTACCGCCGCGAAGACAGCGAGTGGAAGATCGTCCACCGCCACGCCGACCGGCCGCCGGACGAGCCCGAAGCCGGGGAACCGATGACCGGGACCCACTCTCGGTAG
- a CDS encoding TetR/AcrR family transcriptional regulator → MSGPVKRQYDASRRREQARENRRRIVAAAHELFVTRGYGRTTIADIAAEAGVAAETVYAAFKNKPALLHRAWDVAVGGDDEDVPLLERPELRAVLAEPDLRARLAGFAAVNTAVMRRTARLHLAVRGAAASEPAAAALLAEIDGARLEAMAEHARAAAATGQLAVSEEECRDVLWSTTDGTLWHRLVEGRGWSGERYAAWLGRLWVAALLG, encoded by the coding sequence ATGAGTGGGCCCGTCAAGCGCCAGTACGACGCGAGCCGGCGCCGGGAACAGGCGCGGGAGAACCGGCGGCGGATCGTGGCGGCCGCGCACGAGCTGTTCGTCACGCGCGGTTACGGCCGGACGACCATCGCCGACATCGCCGCCGAAGCCGGAGTCGCCGCGGAGACGGTGTACGCGGCGTTCAAGAACAAGCCCGCGCTGCTGCACCGCGCGTGGGACGTCGCGGTGGGTGGCGACGACGAGGACGTGCCGCTGCTGGAGCGTCCCGAACTGCGGGCCGTGCTCGCCGAGCCCGACCTGCGGGCCCGGCTCGCGGGATTCGCCGCGGTCAACACCGCGGTGATGCGGCGGACCGCGCGGCTGCACCTGGCCGTGCGCGGCGCGGCGGCGAGCGAGCCCGCGGCGGCGGCGCTGCTGGCCGAGATCGACGGCGCGCGGCTGGAGGCGATGGCCGAGCACGCCAGGGCCGCGGCGGCCACCGGGCAGCTGGCGGTTTCCGAAGAGGAGTGCCGGGACGTGCTGTGGTCCACGACGGACGGGACGCTCTGGCACCGGCTCGTCGAGGGCCGCGGGTGGTCCGGCGAGCGGTACGCGGCCTGGCTCGGCCGGCTGTGGGTGGCGGCCCTGCTGGGTTGA
- a CDS encoding VOC family protein → MSIFRLNHAVLYVRNLAESVAFYRDVLGFGYIDGGDAYRGAAFLRAPGSANDHDLGLFEIGADAADSGAGRTSVGLYHLAWEVDTLGDLERLAARLTEAGALVGSSDHGTTKSLYAKDPNGLEFEVVWIIPRELLTDEDRAKGASIGRLDLAAELAKYGPDARSGVGISRSS, encoded by the coding sequence ATGTCGATCTTCCGCCTGAACCACGCCGTGCTCTACGTGCGGAACCTGGCCGAAAGCGTGGCCTTCTACCGGGACGTGCTCGGCTTCGGGTACATCGACGGCGGTGACGCGTACCGGGGCGCGGCGTTCCTGCGGGCGCCCGGCTCGGCCAACGACCACGACCTCGGCCTGTTCGAAATCGGGGCGGACGCGGCGGACTCCGGGGCCGGGCGGACTTCGGTGGGCCTCTACCACCTGGCGTGGGAGGTCGACACGCTCGGGGACCTCGAGCGGCTCGCCGCCCGGCTCACCGAAGCGGGCGCGCTGGTCGGCTCGTCCGACCACGGGACCACGAAGTCCCTGTACGCCAAGGACCCCAACGGGCTGGAGTTCGAAGTGGTCTGGATCATCCCGCGCGAGCTGCTGACCGATGAGGACCGCGCGAAGGGCGCGTCGATCGGACGGCTCGACCTCGCGGCGGAGCTGGCGAAGTACGGTCCCGACGCGCGCAGCGGCGTCGGGATCTCGCGCTCCTCCTAG
- a CDS encoding DoxX family protein — MHRLDPARDHVLGLYRIVIGFLFVCHGLKSLFGLFGAKSTIAVGAWPGWWAAVIQLVCGVLVCVGLGSRVAAVLGSGSMAYAYFVVHLPTGLFPIQNGGEAAALFCWSLLLIAFTGPGRFALGNLSVRQRSSEPTRAGAAV; from the coding sequence ATGCATCGCCTGGACCCGGCCCGCGACCACGTCCTCGGGCTCTACCGCATCGTCATCGGCTTCCTCTTCGTCTGCCACGGCCTCAAGTCGCTCTTCGGCCTGTTCGGTGCGAAGTCGACGATCGCCGTCGGGGCCTGGCCCGGCTGGTGGGCCGCGGTCATCCAGCTCGTCTGCGGGGTGCTCGTCTGCGTCGGCCTCGGCAGCCGCGTCGCCGCCGTGCTCGGCTCCGGCTCGATGGCGTACGCCTACTTCGTCGTCCACCTGCCGACCGGCCTGTTCCCGATCCAGAACGGCGGCGAAGCGGCCGCGCTGTTCTGCTGGTCGCTGCTGCTCATCGCATTCACCGGCCCGGGCCGCTTCGCGCTGGGCAACCTGTCCGTCCGGCAACGGTCGTCCGAGCCGACGCGGGCGGGCGCCGCGGTCTAG
- a CDS encoding CdaR family transcriptional regulator, whose translation MVDEEVVSERIRQIAATLEGRAAELTGELVQLYATDLPQLVNDDERMVSLLSASVYQNIETALQIFRHGIDPAGVEPPAAAIEYARRLAQRGTPVFDLIRAYDLGQAAMLDFGFQECIRAVDDAALLGAMMRRLLRVAYEFITRVVRQLVGVYQDERDRWLLNRSAARAAKVADLLDGNGGLIDVDAAEAVIGYRLRGTHVGMIVWHASAAFVDDALSLLESVAGAVFERVRGQGRPLFVPRDEASAWVWLPLAPGATVGRDHLDAALAEAETGVRVTVGDPGTGVAGFRDTHQQARRVHALALAAGEHCDRVLTFREVGTVALMTSDLNAARLWVASTLGPLAADDENCARLRETLRVFLTTGASYTAAAAELTMHKNSVQYRVRKAEELLPRGLGDERLDVELALALCRRLGSALLSPP comes from the coding sequence ATGGTGGACGAAGAAGTCGTCTCGGAGCGCATCCGGCAGATCGCCGCCACCCTCGAGGGCCGCGCGGCCGAACTCACCGGCGAGCTGGTCCAGCTGTACGCCACCGATCTGCCGCAGCTGGTCAACGACGACGAGCGCATGGTGAGCCTGCTGTCGGCGAGTGTGTACCAGAACATCGAGACCGCGCTGCAGATCTTCCGGCACGGCATCGACCCGGCGGGCGTCGAGCCGCCGGCCGCGGCCATCGAGTACGCGCGCCGGCTCGCCCAGCGCGGCACCCCGGTGTTCGACCTGATCCGCGCCTACGACCTCGGGCAGGCCGCGATGCTGGACTTCGGGTTCCAGGAGTGCATCCGTGCGGTCGACGACGCGGCCCTGCTCGGGGCCATGATGCGACGGCTGCTGCGGGTCGCCTACGAGTTCATCACCCGGGTCGTCCGCCAGCTCGTCGGCGTCTACCAGGACGAACGCGACCGCTGGCTGCTCAACCGCAGTGCCGCGCGGGCGGCGAAGGTGGCCGACCTGCTCGACGGCAACGGCGGCCTGATCGACGTCGACGCGGCCGAGGCGGTGATCGGCTACCGGCTGCGCGGCACGCACGTGGGGATGATCGTCTGGCACGCGTCGGCGGCCTTCGTCGACGACGCGCTGTCGCTGCTGGAGTCGGTCGCGGGCGCGGTGTTCGAGCGCGTCCGCGGGCAGGGCCGCCCGCTGTTCGTCCCGCGCGACGAGGCCAGCGCCTGGGTGTGGCTCCCGCTCGCCCCGGGTGCGACGGTCGGCCGCGACCACCTCGACGCGGCGCTCGCCGAGGCCGAAACGGGCGTCCGGGTGACCGTCGGTGACCCCGGCACCGGCGTCGCTGGCTTCCGCGACACCCACCAGCAGGCCCGCCGCGTGCACGCGCTGGCGCTGGCGGCGGGGGAGCACTGCGACCGGGTGCTGACCTTCCGCGAGGTCGGCACGGTGGCGCTGATGACCAGCGACCTGAACGCGGCCCGCCTGTGGGTCGCGAGCACCCTGGGCCCGCTGGCGGCCGACGACGAGAACTGCGCCCGCCTGCGCGAGACGCTGCGGGTGTTCCTGACCACGGGCGCCAGCTACACGGCGGCGGCCGCGGAGCTGACGATGCACAAGAACTCGGTCCAGTACCGCGTCCGCAAGGCCGAGGAGCTGCTGCCCCGCGGCCTCGGCGACGAGCGCCTGGACGTCGAGCTGGCCCTGGCCCTGTGCCGCCGCCTGGGCTCGGCGCTGCTCTCCCCGCCGTGA